The Populus trichocarpa isolate Nisqually-1 chromosome 11, P.trichocarpa_v4.1, whole genome shotgun sequence genome has a segment encoding these proteins:
- the LOC7460847 gene encoding trafficking protein particle complex II-specific subunit 130 homolog isoform X2, with protein sequence MFEMAHLYEDALREYDELELCYLETVNMPGKQREFGGVDHGDDWAALLNPENKPLTQIVQDDSFREFEFRQYLFAYQSKLLFKLNRPFEVASRGHSFIIGFSKALTLHENMLPFCMREVWVITACLAIINATAPNYDGLVAPDIEKEFYRLKGDLYSLCRVKFMRLAYLIGYGADIERSPVNSALLSMLPWPKPLVWPSVPPDASPEVLEKEKVILQATPKIKHFGIQRKPLPLEPSVLLREANRRRASLSAGNVFEMFDGRPTLIDGSASDASSRTPLLKKMNAISMSRTNSSPGTFDGSVDRPMRLAEIYVAAEHALKHTISDADLWKALSSVEEFEQKYLELTKGAADNYHHSWWKRHGVVLDGEIAAVCFGHGNFDLAAKSYEKVCALYAGEGWQELLADVLPNLAECQKMLNDQAGYLASCVRLLSLDKGLFSTKERQAFQAEVLRLAHSEMKDPVPLDVSSLITFSGNPGPPLELCDGDPGILSVTVWSGFPDDITLDSLNLTLTATFNADEGAKALRSSTATILKPGRNTITLALPPQKPGSYVLGVLTGQIGQLRFRSHSFSKVGPADSDDFMSYEKPTRPILKVFKPRPLVDLAAAISSALLINETQWVGVIVRPIDYSLKGAVLYIDTGPGLNIEESHVIEMETRVNISQSSAEMTNSNGTQKDCSSASKKEFQQLKLQDGRIEFPAWASDVNSVLWIPVRAISDRLPRGSSSVTPQKQSNLDGMRTIALKLEFGVSHNQIFERTVAVHFTDPFHVSTRVADKCNDGTLLLQVILHSQVKATLTIYDAWLELQDGFIHTGQGTGRPTSSFFPLMISPTSRAGIMFSIRLGKVIDKDEVEALQTESILNIRYGIYGERTNGAHPPVSVDGIEPEDARQDLLFKSAIVLQRPVLDPCLAVGFLPLPSTGLRVGQLITMQWRVERLKGLEDNGISEHNGEVLYEVSANSENWMLAGRKRGHVTLSTIQGSRIVISVLCVPLVAGYVRPPQLGLPDVDESNISCNPPGPHLVCVMPPALSSSFCIPP encoded by the exons ATGTTTGAGATGGCTCATCTTTATGAAGATGCTCTACGTGAATATGATGAATTGGAACTCTGTTATTTGGAAACAG TTAATATGCCTGGAAAACAGAGAGAATTTGGAGGAGTAGACCATGGTGATGATTGGGCAGCACTGCTTAATCCTGAAAATAAGCCATTGACGCAGATTGTTCAAGATGATTCATTTAGAGAATTTGAATTTAGGCAGTATCTCTTTGCTTACCAATCAAAG CTTTTATTCAAGCTGAATCGTCCCTTTGAGGTTGCATCAAGGGGTCATTCATTTATAATTGGCTTCTCAAAGGCCCTCACATTGCATGAG AATATGCTACCTTTTTGTATGCGAGAAGTTTGGGTAATAACTGCTTGCTTGGCTATAATCAATGCTACTGCTCCTAATTACGATGGACTTGTGGCACCTGACATAGAAAAGGAGTTCTACCGCCTCAAGGgtgatctttattctttatgTCGAGTTAAG TTCATGAGGCTGGCCTATTTGATCGGATATGGAGCAGATATAGAAAGAAGTCCTGTCAACAG tgCCTTACTCAGCATGCTACCTTGGCCCAAGCCTCTGGTTTGGCCATCGGTTCCACCTGATGCTTCCCCTGAGGTTCTTGAGAAGGAAAAG GTGATCCTTCAAGCTACTCCTAAAATCAAACACTTTGGCATCCAGAGGAAGCCACTGCCTCTTGAACCTTCTGTACTTCTGCGAGAGGCTAATCGGCGAAGGGCTTCCCTTTCTGCTGGGAATGTGTTTGAGATGTTTGATGGCCGCCCAACCTTGATTGATGG ATCAGCTTCAGATGCTTCATCAAGGACCCCCctattaaagaaaatgaatgcgATTTCTATGTCGCGGACTAATTCTTCACCCGGAACTTTTGATGGTTCAGTAGATCGACCTATGAGACTTGCAGAGATTTATGTTGCTGCCGAACATGCTCTGAAGCATACAATTTCTGATGCAGATCTTTGGAAAGCTTTGTCATCTGTAGAGGAGTTTGAG CAAAAGTATCTCGAGCTAACCAAAGGTGCTGCTGACAATTACCATCATTCCTGGTGGAAAAGGCATGGAGTTGTTCTCGATGGTGAAATAGCAGCTGTTTGCTTTGGGCATGGAAATTTTGATCTAGCTGCAAAGTCTTATGAGAAAGTTTGTGCCCTTTATGCTGGCGAAGGATGGCAGGAATTATTGGCTGATGTCCTTCCCAATTTAGCTGAGTGCCAGAAGATGCTAAATGATCAAGCTGGCTATTTAGCATCTTGCGTGAGATTGCTGTCTTTAGATAAAGGTTTATTCTCAACAAAGGAGCGCCAAGCATTTCAGGCCGAGGTTCTTCGTCTTGCACACAGTGAGATGAAGGACCCTGTGCCCTTGGATGTTTCATCACTGATTACGTTTTCTGGAAATCCTGGACCTCCCTTGGAGTTATGTGATGGGGATCCTGGTATTCTCTCTGTAACTGTTTGGAGTGGCTTTCCTGATGATATAACTCTTGATTCACTTAACCTCACTTTGACTGCTACATTTAATGCTGACGAGGGTGCTAAG GCATTAAGGAGCTCTACTGCCACCATACTGAAGCCTGGTAGGAATACCATTACCCTTGCTTTACCTCCTCAAAAACCAGGTTCCTATGTCTTGGGGGTTCTTACTGGGCAGATTGGTCAGTTGAGATTTAGATCTCATAGTTTTTCAAAGGTTGGCCCAGCGGACAGTGATGATTTCATGAGTTATGAAAAACCCACTAGACCTATACTCAAG GTTTTCAAACCAAGACCACTAGTTGATCTTGCTGCAGCTATTTCATCTGCTTTACTGATAAATGAAACTCAGTGGGTTGGGGTTATAGTACGGCCTATTGACTACTCTCTCAAAGGTGCTGTCTTGTATATTGATACTGGTCCAGGTCTGAATATTGAAGAGTCGCATGTCATTGAGATGGAGACCCGTGTCAATATATCACAGAGCAGTGCTGAAATGACAAACTCTAATGGCACACAAAAGGATTGTTCTTCAGCttctaaaaaagaatttcagcaGTTAAAACTTCAAGATGGTAGAATAGAGTTTCCTGCTTGGGCAAGTGATGTAAATTCTGTTCTCTGGATTCCTGTTCGTGCAATCAGTGACAGGCTTCCTAGAGGGTCATCCTCAG TCACCCCTCAGAAACAAAGCAATCTAGATGGCATGAGGACAATTGCTTTGAAACTTGAATTTGGAGTATCCCACAACCAGATATTTGAAAG AACTGTAGCAGTACATTTCACTGATCCTTTCCATGTGAGCACACGTGTTGCAGACAAGTGTAATGATGGTACTCTGCTGTTGCAG GTGATACTGCATTCCCAAGTGAAGGCTACGTTGACCATATATGATGCTTGGCTTGAGCTTCAAGATGGATTTATTCATACTGGACAAGGAACTGGAAGACCAACTTCAAGCTTCTTCCCGCTCATGATTTCTCCAACCTCTAGAGCAGGAATCATGTTCAGTATTCGCTTGGGAAAAGTAATTGACAAAG ATGAAGTGGAAGCACTGCAGACAGAGAGCATACTAAATATCCGATATGGAATTTATGGTGAGCGAACAAACGGAGCACATCCTCCTGTTTCCGTGGATGGCATTGAACCTGAGGATGCCAGGCAGGACTTGCTATTCAAGAGTGCTATTGTACTGCAGAGACCAGTGCTTGACCCATGCCTGGCTGTTggttttcttcctcttccttcaACTGGCCTCAGAGTTGGACAACTCATCACCATGCAGTGGAGAGTTGAAAGATTGAAGGGCCTGGAGGACAATGGAATTTCTGAACACAAT GGTGAGGTGCTGTATGAAGTCAGTGCAAATTCTGAAAATTGGATGCTTGCTGGGAGAAAGCGCGGACATGTTACTCTCTCAACAATCCAAG GTTCAAGAATAGTCATCTCAGTATTATGTGTGCCGTTGGTAGCTGGTTATGTCCGCCCTCCTCAACTTGGGCTACCAGATGTTGATGAGTCAAATATAAGCTGCAATCCTCCTGGGCCCCATCTGGTTTGTGTCATGCCTCCAGCTCTCAGCTCCTCCTTCTGCATTCCGCCTTGA
- the LOC7460847 gene encoding trafficking protein particle complex II-specific subunit 130 homolog isoform X3: MANYLAQFQTIKNSCDHIVIAVEDVSDLWPNIKSGFDERVPIKRASLNNKTRNPVLVENFPCEFILTTDSRLRSRFPQEQSLFWFREPYATIVLVTCEDLDEFKTILKPRLKLIVQNDEKEWFIVFVSRAHPSNDNAVKMAKKVYAKLEVDFSSKKRERCCKYDIHGPEAIFWDDLESKIMECVRNTLDRRVQFYEDEIRKLTEQRFMPVWNFCNFFILKESLAFMFEMAHLYEDALREYDELELCYLETVNMPGKQREFGGVDHGDDWAALLNPENKPLTQIVQDDSFREFEFRQYLFAYQSKLLFKLNRPFEVASRGHSFIIGFSKALTLHENMLPFCMREVWVITACLAIINATAPNYDGLVAPDIEKEFYRLKGDLYSLCRVKFMRLAYLIGYGADIERSPVNSALLSMLPWPKPLVWPSVPPDASPEVLEKEKVILQATPKIKHFGIQRKPLPLEPSVLLREANRRRASLSAGNVFEMFDGRPTLIDGSASDASSRTPLLKKMNAISMSRTNSSPGTFDGSVDRPMRLAEIYVAAEHALKHTISDADLWKALSSVEEFEQKYLELTKGAADNYHHSWWKRHGVVLDGEIAAVCFGHGNFDLAAKSYEKVCALYAGEGWQELLADVLPNLAECQKMLNDQAGYLASCVRLLSLDKGLFSTKERQAFQAEVLRLAHSEMKDPVPLDVSSLITFSGNPGPPLELCDGDPGILSVTVWSGFPDDITLDSLNLTLTATFNADEGAKALRSSTATILKPGRNTITLALPPQKPGSYVLGVLTGQIGQLRFRSHSFSKVGPADSDDFMSYEKPTRPILKVFKPRPLVDLAAAISSALLINETQWVGVIVRPIDYSLKGAVLYIDTGPGLNIEESHVIEMETRVNISQSSAEMTNSNGTQKDCSSASKKEFQQLKLQDGRIEFPAWASDVNSVLWIPVRAISDRLPRGSSSVTPQKQSNLDGMRTIALKLEFGVSHNQIFERTVAVHFTDPFHVSTRVADKCNDGTLLLQFVLLPGDTAFPSEGYVDHI, translated from the exons ATGGCAAACTACCTCGCTCAATTTCAAACTATCAAAAATAGCTGCGATCACATCGTCATTGCAG TTGAAGATGTGAGTGATTTATGGCCGAACATAAAATCAGGATTCGATGAGAGAGTTCCAATTAAAAGAGCTAGTTTAAATAACAAGACTCGAAATCCAGTTCTCGTAGAGAATTTTCCTTGCGAATTTATATTAACTACTGATTCAAGACTCCGCAGCCGGTTTCCTCAAGAACagtctttgttttggtttcgcGAACCGTACGCTACTATTGTTCTAGTCACTTGTGAG gatCTTGATGAGTTTAAAACGATACTTAAGCCGCGGTTGAAGTTAATTGTGCAAAATGACGAGAAGGAATGGTTTATTGTGTTTGTGTCGAGAGCGCATCCGAGTAATGATAATGCTGTTAAAATGGCGAAAAAGGTTTATGCTAAGCTTGAAGTTGATTTCAGCTCGAAAAAAAGGGAGAG GTGCTGCAAATATGATATTCATGGCCCTGAAGCAATTTTTTGGGATGATTTAGAATCGAAAATTATGGAGTGTGTCAGAAACACACTGGATAGGCGTGTACAGTTTTATGAGGATGAGATACGTAAGCTCACTGAACAGCGGTTCATGCCAGTCTGGAATTTCTGTAATTTCTTTATATTGAAG GAAAGCTTGGCTTTTATGTTTGAGATGGCTCATCTTTATGAAGATGCTCTACGTGAATATGATGAATTGGAACTCTGTTATTTGGAAACAG TTAATATGCCTGGAAAACAGAGAGAATTTGGAGGAGTAGACCATGGTGATGATTGGGCAGCACTGCTTAATCCTGAAAATAAGCCATTGACGCAGATTGTTCAAGATGATTCATTTAGAGAATTTGAATTTAGGCAGTATCTCTTTGCTTACCAATCAAAG CTTTTATTCAAGCTGAATCGTCCCTTTGAGGTTGCATCAAGGGGTCATTCATTTATAATTGGCTTCTCAAAGGCCCTCACATTGCATGAG AATATGCTACCTTTTTGTATGCGAGAAGTTTGGGTAATAACTGCTTGCTTGGCTATAATCAATGCTACTGCTCCTAATTACGATGGACTTGTGGCACCTGACATAGAAAAGGAGTTCTACCGCCTCAAGGgtgatctttattctttatgTCGAGTTAAG TTCATGAGGCTGGCCTATTTGATCGGATATGGAGCAGATATAGAAAGAAGTCCTGTCAACAG tgCCTTACTCAGCATGCTACCTTGGCCCAAGCCTCTGGTTTGGCCATCGGTTCCACCTGATGCTTCCCCTGAGGTTCTTGAGAAGGAAAAG GTGATCCTTCAAGCTACTCCTAAAATCAAACACTTTGGCATCCAGAGGAAGCCACTGCCTCTTGAACCTTCTGTACTTCTGCGAGAGGCTAATCGGCGAAGGGCTTCCCTTTCTGCTGGGAATGTGTTTGAGATGTTTGATGGCCGCCCAACCTTGATTGATGG ATCAGCTTCAGATGCTTCATCAAGGACCCCCctattaaagaaaatgaatgcgATTTCTATGTCGCGGACTAATTCTTCACCCGGAACTTTTGATGGTTCAGTAGATCGACCTATGAGACTTGCAGAGATTTATGTTGCTGCCGAACATGCTCTGAAGCATACAATTTCTGATGCAGATCTTTGGAAAGCTTTGTCATCTGTAGAGGAGTTTGAG CAAAAGTATCTCGAGCTAACCAAAGGTGCTGCTGACAATTACCATCATTCCTGGTGGAAAAGGCATGGAGTTGTTCTCGATGGTGAAATAGCAGCTGTTTGCTTTGGGCATGGAAATTTTGATCTAGCTGCAAAGTCTTATGAGAAAGTTTGTGCCCTTTATGCTGGCGAAGGATGGCAGGAATTATTGGCTGATGTCCTTCCCAATTTAGCTGAGTGCCAGAAGATGCTAAATGATCAAGCTGGCTATTTAGCATCTTGCGTGAGATTGCTGTCTTTAGATAAAGGTTTATTCTCAACAAAGGAGCGCCAAGCATTTCAGGCCGAGGTTCTTCGTCTTGCACACAGTGAGATGAAGGACCCTGTGCCCTTGGATGTTTCATCACTGATTACGTTTTCTGGAAATCCTGGACCTCCCTTGGAGTTATGTGATGGGGATCCTGGTATTCTCTCTGTAACTGTTTGGAGTGGCTTTCCTGATGATATAACTCTTGATTCACTTAACCTCACTTTGACTGCTACATTTAATGCTGACGAGGGTGCTAAG GCATTAAGGAGCTCTACTGCCACCATACTGAAGCCTGGTAGGAATACCATTACCCTTGCTTTACCTCCTCAAAAACCAGGTTCCTATGTCTTGGGGGTTCTTACTGGGCAGATTGGTCAGTTGAGATTTAGATCTCATAGTTTTTCAAAGGTTGGCCCAGCGGACAGTGATGATTTCATGAGTTATGAAAAACCCACTAGACCTATACTCAAG GTTTTCAAACCAAGACCACTAGTTGATCTTGCTGCAGCTATTTCATCTGCTTTACTGATAAATGAAACTCAGTGGGTTGGGGTTATAGTACGGCCTATTGACTACTCTCTCAAAGGTGCTGTCTTGTATATTGATACTGGTCCAGGTCTGAATATTGAAGAGTCGCATGTCATTGAGATGGAGACCCGTGTCAATATATCACAGAGCAGTGCTGAAATGACAAACTCTAATGGCACACAAAAGGATTGTTCTTCAGCttctaaaaaagaatttcagcaGTTAAAACTTCAAGATGGTAGAATAGAGTTTCCTGCTTGGGCAAGTGATGTAAATTCTGTTCTCTGGATTCCTGTTCGTGCAATCAGTGACAGGCTTCCTAGAGGGTCATCCTCAG TCACCCCTCAGAAACAAAGCAATCTAGATGGCATGAGGACAATTGCTTTGAAACTTGAATTTGGAGTATCCCACAACCAGATATTTGAAAG AACTGTAGCAGTACATTTCACTGATCCTTTCCATGTGAGCACACGTGTTGCAGACAAGTGTAATGATGGTACTCTGCTGTTGCAG TTTGTGTTGCTTCCAGGTGATACTGCATTCCCAAGTGAAGGCTACGTTGACCATATATGA
- the LOC7460847 gene encoding trafficking protein particle complex II-specific subunit 130 homolog isoform X1, whose protein sequence is MANYLAQFQTIKNSCDHIVIAVEDVSDLWPNIKSGFDERVPIKRASLNNKTRNPVLVENFPCEFILTTDSRLRSRFPQEQSLFWFREPYATIVLVTCEDLDEFKTILKPRLKLIVQNDEKEWFIVFVSRAHPSNDNAVKMAKKVYAKLEVDFSSKKRERCCKYDIHGPEAIFWDDLESKIMECVRNTLDRRVQFYEDEIRKLTEQRFMPVWNFCNFFILKESLAFMFEMAHLYEDALREYDELELCYLETVNMPGKQREFGGVDHGDDWAALLNPENKPLTQIVQDDSFREFEFRQYLFAYQSKLLFKLNRPFEVASRGHSFIIGFSKALTLHENMLPFCMREVWVITACLAIINATAPNYDGLVAPDIEKEFYRLKGDLYSLCRVKFMRLAYLIGYGADIERSPVNSALLSMLPWPKPLVWPSVPPDASPEVLEKEKVILQATPKIKHFGIQRKPLPLEPSVLLREANRRRASLSAGNVFEMFDGRPTLIDGSASDASSRTPLLKKMNAISMSRTNSSPGTFDGSVDRPMRLAEIYVAAEHALKHTISDADLWKALSSVEEFEQKYLELTKGAADNYHHSWWKRHGVVLDGEIAAVCFGHGNFDLAAKSYEKVCALYAGEGWQELLADVLPNLAECQKMLNDQAGYLASCVRLLSLDKGLFSTKERQAFQAEVLRLAHSEMKDPVPLDVSSLITFSGNPGPPLELCDGDPGILSVTVWSGFPDDITLDSLNLTLTATFNADEGAKALRSSTATILKPGRNTITLALPPQKPGSYVLGVLTGQIGQLRFRSHSFSKVGPADSDDFMSYEKPTRPILKVFKPRPLVDLAAAISSALLINETQWVGVIVRPIDYSLKGAVLYIDTGPGLNIEESHVIEMETRVNISQSSAEMTNSNGTQKDCSSASKKEFQQLKLQDGRIEFPAWASDVNSVLWIPVRAISDRLPRGSSSVTPQKQSNLDGMRTIALKLEFGVSHNQIFERTVAVHFTDPFHVSTRVADKCNDGTLLLQVILHSQVKATLTIYDAWLELQDGFIHTGQGTGRPTSSFFPLMISPTSRAGIMFSIRLGKVIDKDEVEALQTESILNIRYGIYGERTNGAHPPVSVDGIEPEDARQDLLFKSAIVLQRPVLDPCLAVGFLPLPSTGLRVGQLITMQWRVERLKGLEDNGISEHNGEVLYEVSANSENWMLAGRKRGHVTLSTIQGSRIVISVLCVPLVAGYVRPPQLGLPDVDESNISCNPPGPHLVCVMPPALSSSFCIPP, encoded by the exons ATGGCAAACTACCTCGCTCAATTTCAAACTATCAAAAATAGCTGCGATCACATCGTCATTGCAG TTGAAGATGTGAGTGATTTATGGCCGAACATAAAATCAGGATTCGATGAGAGAGTTCCAATTAAAAGAGCTAGTTTAAATAACAAGACTCGAAATCCAGTTCTCGTAGAGAATTTTCCTTGCGAATTTATATTAACTACTGATTCAAGACTCCGCAGCCGGTTTCCTCAAGAACagtctttgttttggtttcgcGAACCGTACGCTACTATTGTTCTAGTCACTTGTGAG gatCTTGATGAGTTTAAAACGATACTTAAGCCGCGGTTGAAGTTAATTGTGCAAAATGACGAGAAGGAATGGTTTATTGTGTTTGTGTCGAGAGCGCATCCGAGTAATGATAATGCTGTTAAAATGGCGAAAAAGGTTTATGCTAAGCTTGAAGTTGATTTCAGCTCGAAAAAAAGGGAGAG GTGCTGCAAATATGATATTCATGGCCCTGAAGCAATTTTTTGGGATGATTTAGAATCGAAAATTATGGAGTGTGTCAGAAACACACTGGATAGGCGTGTACAGTTTTATGAGGATGAGATACGTAAGCTCACTGAACAGCGGTTCATGCCAGTCTGGAATTTCTGTAATTTCTTTATATTGAAG GAAAGCTTGGCTTTTATGTTTGAGATGGCTCATCTTTATGAAGATGCTCTACGTGAATATGATGAATTGGAACTCTGTTATTTGGAAACAG TTAATATGCCTGGAAAACAGAGAGAATTTGGAGGAGTAGACCATGGTGATGATTGGGCAGCACTGCTTAATCCTGAAAATAAGCCATTGACGCAGATTGTTCAAGATGATTCATTTAGAGAATTTGAATTTAGGCAGTATCTCTTTGCTTACCAATCAAAG CTTTTATTCAAGCTGAATCGTCCCTTTGAGGTTGCATCAAGGGGTCATTCATTTATAATTGGCTTCTCAAAGGCCCTCACATTGCATGAG AATATGCTACCTTTTTGTATGCGAGAAGTTTGGGTAATAACTGCTTGCTTGGCTATAATCAATGCTACTGCTCCTAATTACGATGGACTTGTGGCACCTGACATAGAAAAGGAGTTCTACCGCCTCAAGGgtgatctttattctttatgTCGAGTTAAG TTCATGAGGCTGGCCTATTTGATCGGATATGGAGCAGATATAGAAAGAAGTCCTGTCAACAG tgCCTTACTCAGCATGCTACCTTGGCCCAAGCCTCTGGTTTGGCCATCGGTTCCACCTGATGCTTCCCCTGAGGTTCTTGAGAAGGAAAAG GTGATCCTTCAAGCTACTCCTAAAATCAAACACTTTGGCATCCAGAGGAAGCCACTGCCTCTTGAACCTTCTGTACTTCTGCGAGAGGCTAATCGGCGAAGGGCTTCCCTTTCTGCTGGGAATGTGTTTGAGATGTTTGATGGCCGCCCAACCTTGATTGATGG ATCAGCTTCAGATGCTTCATCAAGGACCCCCctattaaagaaaatgaatgcgATTTCTATGTCGCGGACTAATTCTTCACCCGGAACTTTTGATGGTTCAGTAGATCGACCTATGAGACTTGCAGAGATTTATGTTGCTGCCGAACATGCTCTGAAGCATACAATTTCTGATGCAGATCTTTGGAAAGCTTTGTCATCTGTAGAGGAGTTTGAG CAAAAGTATCTCGAGCTAACCAAAGGTGCTGCTGACAATTACCATCATTCCTGGTGGAAAAGGCATGGAGTTGTTCTCGATGGTGAAATAGCAGCTGTTTGCTTTGGGCATGGAAATTTTGATCTAGCTGCAAAGTCTTATGAGAAAGTTTGTGCCCTTTATGCTGGCGAAGGATGGCAGGAATTATTGGCTGATGTCCTTCCCAATTTAGCTGAGTGCCAGAAGATGCTAAATGATCAAGCTGGCTATTTAGCATCTTGCGTGAGATTGCTGTCTTTAGATAAAGGTTTATTCTCAACAAAGGAGCGCCAAGCATTTCAGGCCGAGGTTCTTCGTCTTGCACACAGTGAGATGAAGGACCCTGTGCCCTTGGATGTTTCATCACTGATTACGTTTTCTGGAAATCCTGGACCTCCCTTGGAGTTATGTGATGGGGATCCTGGTATTCTCTCTGTAACTGTTTGGAGTGGCTTTCCTGATGATATAACTCTTGATTCACTTAACCTCACTTTGACTGCTACATTTAATGCTGACGAGGGTGCTAAG GCATTAAGGAGCTCTACTGCCACCATACTGAAGCCTGGTAGGAATACCATTACCCTTGCTTTACCTCCTCAAAAACCAGGTTCCTATGTCTTGGGGGTTCTTACTGGGCAGATTGGTCAGTTGAGATTTAGATCTCATAGTTTTTCAAAGGTTGGCCCAGCGGACAGTGATGATTTCATGAGTTATGAAAAACCCACTAGACCTATACTCAAG GTTTTCAAACCAAGACCACTAGTTGATCTTGCTGCAGCTATTTCATCTGCTTTACTGATAAATGAAACTCAGTGGGTTGGGGTTATAGTACGGCCTATTGACTACTCTCTCAAAGGTGCTGTCTTGTATATTGATACTGGTCCAGGTCTGAATATTGAAGAGTCGCATGTCATTGAGATGGAGACCCGTGTCAATATATCACAGAGCAGTGCTGAAATGACAAACTCTAATGGCACACAAAAGGATTGTTCTTCAGCttctaaaaaagaatttcagcaGTTAAAACTTCAAGATGGTAGAATAGAGTTTCCTGCTTGGGCAAGTGATGTAAATTCTGTTCTCTGGATTCCTGTTCGTGCAATCAGTGACAGGCTTCCTAGAGGGTCATCCTCAG TCACCCCTCAGAAACAAAGCAATCTAGATGGCATGAGGACAATTGCTTTGAAACTTGAATTTGGAGTATCCCACAACCAGATATTTGAAAG AACTGTAGCAGTACATTTCACTGATCCTTTCCATGTGAGCACACGTGTTGCAGACAAGTGTAATGATGGTACTCTGCTGTTGCAG GTGATACTGCATTCCCAAGTGAAGGCTACGTTGACCATATATGATGCTTGGCTTGAGCTTCAAGATGGATTTATTCATACTGGACAAGGAACTGGAAGACCAACTTCAAGCTTCTTCCCGCTCATGATTTCTCCAACCTCTAGAGCAGGAATCATGTTCAGTATTCGCTTGGGAAAAGTAATTGACAAAG ATGAAGTGGAAGCACTGCAGACAGAGAGCATACTAAATATCCGATATGGAATTTATGGTGAGCGAACAAACGGAGCACATCCTCCTGTTTCCGTGGATGGCATTGAACCTGAGGATGCCAGGCAGGACTTGCTATTCAAGAGTGCTATTGTACTGCAGAGACCAGTGCTTGACCCATGCCTGGCTGTTggttttcttcctcttccttcaACTGGCCTCAGAGTTGGACAACTCATCACCATGCAGTGGAGAGTTGAAAGATTGAAGGGCCTGGAGGACAATGGAATTTCTGAACACAAT GGTGAGGTGCTGTATGAAGTCAGTGCAAATTCTGAAAATTGGATGCTTGCTGGGAGAAAGCGCGGACATGTTACTCTCTCAACAATCCAAG GTTCAAGAATAGTCATCTCAGTATTATGTGTGCCGTTGGTAGCTGGTTATGTCCGCCCTCCTCAACTTGGGCTACCAGATGTTGATGAGTCAAATATAAGCTGCAATCCTCCTGGGCCCCATCTGGTTTGTGTCATGCCTCCAGCTCTCAGCTCCTCCTTCTGCATTCCGCCTTGA